A stretch of the Aegilops tauschii subsp. strangulata cultivar AL8/78 chromosome 4, Aet v6.0, whole genome shotgun sequence genome encodes the following:
- the LOC141021835 gene encoding uncharacterized protein produces the protein MKKNKEEQLQALMNTETLMVDLGQIKGKLTDVDGTTEERRLFLLRSTPPSHPSPSRSTRLLAAAAPLPIHSSPRAATLPPRPRRPHPLRSSSWAPPHRRIRTSSPTTWFHGKVSTSSAAPLCIDYGHQFKLGAPTSPDLSFFPVGRRVPSAVDPRHHRCSDISGLPELVIRTAVSFSVGPPVWPPRSVAVCCLRSPRPPWPKLRVRARPHAPVAYSRDLAPVPAVLRLLPPARRPCPARAGAPPRSRTVTAAPAIFYCLLLHTAAARQMPQLLTASATLVLLMLPCRCLVAPLPLLVFAAVASCPWQPSFSRQPEVLWAQCSKKVYLTISVPDSEDVVIKTEPQGIFSFSAVAHGESFSLALELFDSVLPEVAEVLLVGCSRNTYYLGLV, from the exons ATgaagaagaacaaggaagaaCAACTTCAAGCTTTGATGAACACCgaaaccctaatggtggatctagGACAAATAAAAGGGAAACTTACCGATGTTGATGGAACAACAGAGGAGCGCCGCCTTTTTCTG CTCAGATCGACCCCCCCGTCGCACCCTTCCCCCTCCCGATCCACTcgtctcctcgccgccgccgcccccctcccGATCCACTCCTCTCCCCGCGCGGCAACCCTtcctccccgacctcgccgcccccacccgctccgCAGCTCAAGCTGGGCGCCCCCACATCGCCGGATCCGCACCTCCTCACCCACCACATGGTTTCATGGGAAGGTGTCCACGAGCTCCGCAGCTCCCCTCTGCATCGACTACGGCCACCAGTTCAAGCTGGGCGCCCCCACATCGCCGGATCTGAGCTTCTTCCCCGTCGGCCGCCGCGTGCCTTCCGCCGTCGATCCGCGTCATCATCGCTGCTCCGACATCTctggcctccccgagctcgtcatCCGCACCGCGGTGAGCTTCTCAGTCGGTCCCCCTGTTTGGCCCCCTCGATCCGTCGCCGTATGTTGCCTGCGCTCGCCGAGGCCACCATGGCCGAAGCTTCGTGTCCGCGCGCGCCCGCATGCCCCTGTCGCCTACAGCCGTGACCTTGCGCCTGTGCCCGCCGTCTTGCGCCTGCTGCCGCCTGCTCGTCGGCCGTGCCCCGCTCGTGCCGGCGCGCCCCCTCGCTCACGTACTGTTACCGCTGCTCCTGCTATCTTCTACTGCCTGCTGCTGCATACTGCTGCGGCTCGCCAGATGCCGCAGCTGCTCACTGCTTCTGCTACTCTTGTGCTGCTGATGCTCCCCTGCCGCTGCTTGGTAGCGCCGTTGCCGCTACTGGTTTTTGCTGCTGTTGCATCCTGTCCATGGCAACCCAGCTTCAG TCGTCAACCTGAGGTGCTCTGGGCTCAATGCTCGAAAAAGGTTTACCTGACTATCTCAGTCCCAGATTCAGAAGATGTTGTGATCAAGACTGAACCTCAGGGCATCTTTAGCTTCTCAGCTGTTGCTCATGGGGAATCTTTTAGCTTGGCTTTGGAGCTATTCGATTCCGTACTGCCTGAG GTCGCGGAGGTTTTGCTAGTTGGTTGTAGCCGCAATACATACTATCTTGGTTTAGTTTAG